A stretch of Aythya fuligula isolate bAytFul2 chromosome 1, bAytFul2.pri, whole genome shotgun sequence DNA encodes these proteins:
- the NTS gene encoding neurotensin/neuromedin N, giving the protein MRTQLVCVVLLALASCSLCLDSEEEMKALEADLLTNMYTSKINRAKLPYWKMTLLNVCNLVNNMNNQVGETVEADEEDLISGRQFPAGLDGFSLEAMLTVYQLQKVCHSRAFQHWELLQQDAYDLENSSQEKEIMKRKNPYILKRQLHVNKARRPYILKRSSYY; this is encoded by the exons ATGAGAACCCAGCTGGTGTGCGTGGTGCTTCTGGCCTtggcctcctgcagcctctgcttaG AttcagaagaggaaatgaaagcattaGAAGCAGATTTATTGACCAATATGTATACATCaaag attAACAGAGCAAAACTTCCTTACTGGAAAATGACCCTGTTAAATGTCTGCAATCTTGTCAACAACATGAACAACCAAGTGGGGGAAACAGTAGAGGCAGATGAAGAAGATCTCATTTCAGGAAGACAGTTCCCTGCTGGTCTGGATGGCTTCAGCTTGGAAGCAATGCTGACAGTATATCAACTCCAGAAAGTTTGCCACAGCAGAGCCTTTCAGCATTGGGAG TTACTTCAACAAGATGCTTATGATCTAGAGAACTCAAgccaagaaaaggaaataatgaaaagaaaaaatccctaTATTCTGAAGAGGCAACTACATGTGAACAAAGCTAGAAGACCATACATACTCAAGAGAAGTTCATATTACTga